The Sesamum indicum cultivar Zhongzhi No. 13 linkage group LG6, S_indicum_v1.0, whole genome shotgun sequence genomic interval AGTGTCTATTGTGACATAGAAAACAGAAATGGTTAAATGGCTGAACAAACTGAAGAATTATGTATTGCTATTGGCTTGAATATCAAGGTATAGCATCCACCGAAAATATTTCTAAGCAACAATGTACTATTTCGGTAAAGTTAGAGATACATGagataaatgaaataacaaaagatttagaaagaaaaaagagaaacaaaattcgaatgaaaattttacaatCATGGCACGATAATAAAGATCAATATTAGTTAACAGCAAAGTTCGAGCACGTCTCTCATCTATAATTGGATACTTGCAGATGAAAAATGCGAAAGTGGTATAACTGCACAAGCCAACTTTGTGAACTCATAAAGCTCCAACATCTGAAACTACTTTTCTCGTTAGTCTCAGCATATCACCAGGAGGGAAAGCGTGTGATATGGCTTTAACTTGACCAACATTACCATCAATGAGTTGGAATGGTGGAAGAAAATATGTGACACTAAAGTCTCCATTCGCCATGATTAGCAAACGTCCTGCTGGATCTCAAAATCAATTTCATCTGAGGCTAAATGCCAGGAATCAGCAAAAAGTACCTGCAAATTTCATTGACAAACTAGGGATGAAAACATATACACAACCTTGTAACAGTATACTGAGATGATACATAACCAATACATGAAACTTTCTCAGATTGACAAATATTTCTGGTTGTGAAACGACAAACTCTACCTGAAGCTTTCAAAAATGCCAATTAAATATGCAAGTTTATGTGTGATTGGCAAAGTTCGGTGTTCTAGGTCCTAGTATAGTTTGGAGATTGGAGACCACACATGTTTTAGTACACTTTTCCTCCATCTCAGTTATATGGTATAGGAAGTTAGTGTTCAGACAGAGCCAAACACACATCCAAGAAGTATGTAGAATGCTGTAACATAGTCATAGTTATATAAAATCTGAAGCACAACTTATCTTCTATGtgcatttttatatactttaagGAAAAACATAAACCAGGATGCTTACTACCTAATAGCTTTAAGAAAAACTCAGTGTTCATTTTGGAGCGTCTTTTAATAGTAATAGAAACCAAATAGGAAATTCTGACCGGACTCATACTCACAAATGGTGGCATGTAGGACTTCCTACAATGTACTAAAAGCCAATTGAGCTCATTTTATAGAGAACTTATCAGCATGCTTAAGAactattttaagtttaaaagagatgaaaattaaaatacatatagcCTACGCTTCACGAATAGGAATGACGAGTCCTGGAGTCTTGCTTGCATCTTTATTATTCATTCCAATTtcaattagataattttattagccaaatattttgaacatcCTTTTTCCTTCATGCACAAACTGTAGAAGCAGAATATATCAAGAACAAATTGTTACAGAGGAAATAGTTAAAGTGCCTAACTCTTATAGGCTTTCTGATGTCTTGCTCCCCCTTGAGAATAATATAACTTTACTTttccatataaatttattagagaaatatacttttttaggTTTCGCAGCCTAGCAATAAATTAGTTGTGCACGAATGAAATGTCTAAGAGAGGCAACCGTATACTAGACATGACTTTTTTGCTGCATGtttcaatacaaaaaatttgcaCACATGCACAAAGCACAACTATACACACATTCACATAGAGACAaagcaaaaaatttatatatatatagagagagagagagacagaaaTTACAGTGAGTCTACTGGGTCTTCTTCTCCTTGTGTTAATGCAATGGAATCTTGCTCCGTACCTTCTCATCAATTATGCTGTACTGCACCAGAGCTATTTTATATGCTGCGTTCAGCTTGTCATCAATTTGATCTTGGtacttttcatataatataggCAGTGACAGACAAAGAAGAACACCTGTTTTAATGAtgccaaaataaaattatcaaccaAGCAGAAAAGGCAAGAATAGCATTACACAAAATGTAGACTTACCAATGTAGACCAGTGTAAGAAAGTCGAATAAACTACCAATGCAGGAAACAACCGACAAGCCTACAGCAAGCTACAAAGAAAACCCAAGTATTACCCCCTCCATCAGTCGTGCATAATCATATTGGTGAAACATCAATCAGGAGGGCAACACAACTATACACCTGAAAAAAGAGTCTCAAGTTTCCACCGATTGCTATATCGTGTGCAATTGACAATGCATAATTTACCCAGACCCGTGTCTCATCAGCAGCCATCAGAACAATCTCTTCAGTAACCTCAAGATTAGGGATAGGTGGGAGAGGTCTAAAGCCATTCAAACATTTCACACGTTCagatttcataaataatcaataaactACAAATCAGAACACCAAACTGAGTAAAAAGTGAAGGAAGCCAAAGAGCAAATCCtcatatatttcaataaaaaaccACCAAGTAACTTTGAGAGTAAGACTCAAAATAATGATTAGCCAATTAAGTTGTGCTAACAACGTAGCATAATAACAATTGAATGACCAAACACTAGGTCATAAGCATACCAAGCATATGAATACGGGTATCTTTATGCATTTACCTATTGAGAATTGCTGCAGATTTAGCCCAAAAAAACAAGATTATGACCAGTAAGAACAAAACATTCGATATGAAGGATATTAAATTGTATCCAGCTCTCACGAATAGGAACCATAGAGCAGTTGAAACAACAAACACAGTGAGGCTCTGGTGCCATTTCTTCCACAACAAGACGTCAGCAACTGCATTCACgagaaggggaaaaaaatcatcaacacTACTGaagttaaaaattcaaaaaaagaaaagaagaagaagaagaaaggaaaacaCACTATAATGTGCATGCCATTAACGATTCAATGGAAATGGATCAACAATCGCATTGGACGGGCAGCTACTTTGGCGCACGCATGATCTTGATGAGTATGTGGATTGTAATCAGAATAACAAGAGTGAGTGTATATAAAATACCTTCACCACCGCCAAGCGCGGTATGAACAGAGAACTGAACAGGTTCTCCCATGGCGATCAGAATCTCCGGTAGCTGAAACGGAAAGTACGATAGGGACGGCCGAGAATggtgggagagagagagagatttgaAGAGGGAGATGATGgaaaatttagcaattttactATGAAGTAGAAAAGCAAGTGcgatttttatttactaataatcAGATCTACAGCTTAAAAAGTTGGTTCTGCTTCAATGTGTcagagtaaaataaattatttcgatatccttaattaattacaaaaacaaaatatttatatatagacattaggaattgatttatatttagttggattaaaatttatttgattttttatttaatctaatactaatatttagcTTAAGCAAAACTTCAACTAGATGTAAACAAGAAAGTGTGAAAAGACAGATTGAAACATTGCTTGTTAAGAAGCAATTGTTAATTTGTTATAACAACTCTGCAGTTGCGTTTGGTGAGCTCAACTAACTTCTGGGGGTGGTTCAGATATTTGCATGCATGTCATGTGTAAATTTCAACagactttttttaaatttagcatAATGACAAATCCCctatatttaatctaaaaaccAAACGTCCAATGCCTTGTTGATGCGACCACTCTATTACCTGAAAAAGGAATTCTTAACAAGAATTCAGTAGGCATCTGAAACCAGCTTGCCAGTGTATTACATTTACTGTGTCATGttcaattcaattcaaaacaTACCGTTAGAGCTGGAGCACTACAAACATAAAAGACTACAGTGTTGGAGTTTCTGAATACAAGATTATGCAAAGCTACAAGATAATGTATTTGCCAATTGACAGGGATGATAATGATTCTAAACCAAACACTAGTTAATTTCCTTGATCATTGTTCGTGCAAAGAGAAAAGTGCCAATAGCCCACTTTTAATTCCAAGCAACTACACAGAGATTCCGGATATGAGCACAAGATGATACTCAATCGCCTCTAAGTTTCCCCATTATCTGAGTCTCCATCCTCATCTGACGATTGTTCCTTCTGATGCTCATCACCACCTGTAGATGGtttgctctttttttctttcttcctctgCTTTTTCTTCTGACGTTTTGAGCGCTTTTTTGCTGTCCGCTCCTCCGCAGCTTTTAATCTCTCTTCCCTTCTCTGGTTGAATTCAGctatttctttccttttctggtAGTCAGCATCCATCCTTGCAAGCCTATCTTGTTCTTTCCGTCTCATTTGACGATACTGTCACCATAACACCCCCATGAGAAATTCTAAAGTTCAACTCCACAGACAGCTAACACATCAGCCACATTATTAAGTTAACAAAAGAGGGGGTCTACATAAACTGTTCTTGAGAGATGTAAACTTTTTCAAAACGGCCGTACATGGCATACActgaaaacatgaaaaatgaCTGAGTAGACGTAGTACTTAACTTGGTTATGCAAACACTGACGGggtaataaatagaaaattgaaagaaatagtTGTATTCTTGTCCTTGCTCCTCTCAGAGTAGGAGCTCAGCTCAGCCTACAATAAACAGATGAACGAAAAATGACAGACCCATGTATGTAACTCCTACCAGGGGCGTGGCCCAGTCTTCCATGAGATTAAAACATGAACAGCTTAAAGGACAAAGAAAAACTGAACTTCAATCTCCACATaaagttcaaaatataattttaacagaactcatttttatttgataaagcATGGACCAAGTGCTCTTGTGTAGTATATGGCACTGctgaattaattcaaatccTTTAGATTCATAGATCGATTCCGGTGCTCATAAATCAATCTGTAAATTTTACATTCAGTAAGGAATTAAGTTCCATACGCATTCTCCATAGCCTTACATCAATACTTACTCAGGCATAAGTGTTTTGCAGTTCCGAGTTGATTAATGAAAGCGTAAATCATtagtatttcaataaataactGTTATGTCCCGGCGCTTCATAGACAGACTGTATATCAACGGATGCCATGATACTTGTAGTAAAATGTAGAGAGGAACGATAACAGAAAAATCGAGAGAAATATAATGCAGAGATTGAgagaaagaattattagaagaGGACGGACACGAGAAGATAGAGAAATCAGTTGATGAGACAGTAGAATTCTGATTAACTGCTTGGTTAGGATTTACACACTATTCCACTATATATAAAGCTACCATCAGGTCCATCACTAATCTCCACAATGAAAGGAAAACGCGAATGAGAAAATACTAAACCAATGTAACAACTTTGATGGGTATCACGCTTCTTCTGTTTCTTACTATCACtcctattttgttttcatcaaACTCCAAATATATCCCTTGCCGAATGCTTGGGTCATGACAATAGCCTAGAGGAACAAAACAGAGGAGCATCAAGGCCGCTAGTCCCAGGAGAACTTTAGCAAATGAACACCAAAACAGAGATCAGGTTCCCAACAGCTGTGATAATCAATAGTTTAAGTCAAACCAATTTCAAGACTGATCAGACATCAGTTGACACATCTGTCTCCTGAGTAACTAAAATACAATGAGAACATTACCGACATATAAGCCTTATAGTTCCAAGAAATAGGGAACAAATATGCTTCTGTCCACATATGAATTGATTCTCTTCAAGGAACATACAAATATAGCCCCAAGACTAGAGATGCAATAGTGTGATGCATTTGGATCTCATGACTGATCTTTCAAATCTGTGTTTAAGTCTCTGAAAGTAACAAGAGAAACCACcacaatttattattcttatgCAAGAGTAACGCTCCACCTCCTCCACCAATCACAAGAAATAATAACTTCcatcacatttttttaaacacataTAAACCCAAAACAATGAACAACAATCTAGTGCATTTCACAGTTCCTCGTCCACAATTGCTTGAAAATTTTGTCCCGAACAAAACAAGAAGGTGCCAAAGATGTATTCACAAACATTGCCTTCTTATCAGCCTGTCCACTGGCGGTAAAGCAAAGTCGACCATAAAATgtccaacaaaaaataatagtcaCCATAAAACTTCAATTTATATGTCACATAGTACTCCATACCTGATGAAAGTCACCGGAACCCGACCCGGCAGAACTGCCAGAGGTGTTGCTAACGCGAACTGGAACACATTCAATAATTCGTCGGAGCTtaatctcgaggtcctcgtCCTCGGGGTTGGCAGCAGGCGGCTTGTACTCTACTAGGGCGgtagatgaagaagaagaaNNNNNNNNNNGCCACTGAAACCACCTGCAAGTCTCCAGCGGCGACCGACGTCGCCCTTCCCGACGAGGATGACATCAACGATTTTATCGTAGAGCACCGAGATCCCTAGGGTTTGAATTTGGGAAAGTTAATAGCAACCATAGCCGGAATCTTAAGGAAagataacaaattataaactACAGTATTTTGAGCTCCAGCCCTAGACAATTAATTCAGTTtggatttaaatgaaaatatgaatttggggaaataatttcaaactatCTGTcctattaatataataaataattacaaaataaataaaaaagcttGCTTAAAGTGATGCGAATTCCcgttataaaatttaaatgcacctttaataagtatttcatttgttataattaatattaattttataatgatgattattaattttaattaattatttaaatttttctataacagttgaattctttaaatttaggtAAATTGTTATCATCCTTTTCATTTGACACACTAAAGTAGAAGCTTCCGTATGAATtctagaaatatatttaattattacaaaaaagtttaaataaatcaatcatcattataaaattaatattaattaaaccatataaatttgaaattataacgatgaaatacttattaaacgtgcatttaaattttaaaatgggAATTCACATCACTTTAAACAagcttatttaatttattttgtaatgatttattatattaatcgGACAGattgtttgaaattattttccccaaattcacattttcatttaaatccaAACTGAATTAATTGTCTAGGGCTGGAGCTCAAAGTACTGTagtttataatttgttatctTTCCTTAAGATTCCGGCGATGGTGCTATAAACTTTCCCAAATTCAAACCCTAGGGATCTGGAGAATCAAATCGGCAACTTACAATTcgaacaacaacaataaactATGGCCAATAAGTTACAGATTCAAGGGAATGAATCCGTTCTTTTACGTGTCACTCACTCCAACATCAAGAGCTTTTCTGCTGATGTTCGGTTCTCTCTACAAGTCAGTCCATTCCAccaatcattttattttggccAACgctgattttcattttcatctttacATAGTACTGGTTCTAGCTTTGATATTGATTATTCatgaaatacaattaaataccCTGCGGAGCCAAGAACTTGGTATTTGCTTTCATTGAGTAGCATGTGACCGTACTGATTGATTATTCAGCTTGCTTCATATGTGTTTGATGCATTATGTTTGTATTGGTTGTCAGATGACAGTAGAAGCTGTGAAAGAGAAACTCTGGAGAAAGTGTGGCACTTCTGTTGACTCTATGTGCCTTGAGCTTTACGATGATAGTGGTGCTAAAGTTTCAGATCTATCTGATAACACGAGGCCCCTTGGTTTCTATTCTCCGCAAGATGGGTTAGTTCTTGACTTTACATTTCAGCAATCTTCTTCACACCCTTTTTGTgttaacaaaaagaagaagtggatataaaaatttgttcaTCTGTGTGTGTGGAATTGAAACAAACGGGGAAGTTAGTGGATGATTGCTtgattttactttaatttttccaCCCCACTTGTATTGAGGTTAGTGTATTTACACTTCTGTTTATTGCTACagcttttgttattttaatattggggCTATccatttttgcttttgttaGTTTTCGGCTGCATATCATTGATCTTGATCCATCATCAGTAACATCTGGTGGTTGGCTGGAAGATACATCCCTTGTggagaaatataaaatctcaGATGAAGCATATGACAAACTTGATGGTATGTCTTCGTCTTTGCTGGCTGAATTTGTATATGTTACAAGTTAGCATCAGATAGAACTCTCAAGATCTTGATCTTGTTTCTCATCTTTCAAAGACCAAATTCTTCTTCAGTTAGTTACAGATATGGAGAGGATATTGTTAGTTAGAATTTGATCTCATCGTTAAATCATATGCAATGAAATTTGTCAAGTTACTTGGCTTGTTCTGTTCTCTGTATCTATGTCTGCccgttcaaattttacttTCACACTAATGCCGCATTATGCCCATATcgtaaatttacaatatacATCTACATCAGCAAATTACTTACTGTACCTCTTATTGATGAAGTAAGGCCcaaataattggattattgtGTGTTTCAGGTACTTTCAGAAagtttaaggaaaaaattggaCATCAACATCCAAATCCAGAGTCTAAAGTATGCATTATGTTCTTTGGTTTCCTTATTATAAAATTCTGATTCTTTCCAAGATTCTGGGAGGgtcatattcttttaattggTCAAGAATATTCCTTTGTCTtcattaacaaagaaaaaggactTTAAGatggaattttcaatttactgTGGAACCTTTTCTGTCTTAAAAGCTCACcgacttttcattttctatttggAACTAATCCAGTAATTGCTGCTTTTGGTGTTGCAAATGATTGCTAAAGCGGTtgctataatttaatttattccttTGCTTGGGATCTATATCATGTTTGTTGTCTTAGTTTCTTTCTTACAAACAGATTCCAGACAACTACATGGAGGATCTTTGTGCAAACATAAAGGTTGGTTTACTTAAGctctttcattcttttttttattaaggtTGTAACTTTCGAAAATTTGCATGTGGTCCTTCACCCTGCAACTGCACATTTCAGTTATAGAGTCTTTCATAAGGTTGTATGTTTCAAACTTTAAGAATATAGACTAAGCATAGATCGTCACATTTAGATATAATATTCTACTGCCAATTTTTTGACGGTTTGCCTGTTGCCGATTTTATTGAGCTGAATGGCTTGTTTGAGCTGCGAGCCTGGAGTAATGGAAATGCATCTTGATGTCTTAGATTTTGAAAAGCTTAGATAGACTACAAGCATATATGTTGTTGAAATGCATCTTTTTACGTTTATCCCCAGTTTTTggttatatttcttttgattttttattgttttttcatggtgtgcaaaaatattgatgattttgGTGCAACTCTATTTGTTTTTGCTCTTACTCTTTTTGTTGTCGATTAAAATTAGGTGGGAGATAGATGTCAAGTTGAACCAGGGGAGAAAAGAGGGGTTGTCAAATTTGTAGGTCGGGCAGAAACTCTTGCACCTGGTTTTTGGGTTGGCATTCAGTATGATGAACCTCTGGGAAAGCACGATGGCATGTATGTGATTCTAAGCTTCATACACATTCCTACACTGTTCGGAGTAATCTGTTCTGTTCGGAGTAATTAACAACCACCAAGTCTCATGCTGCTAATAACTTTGCCATAAAACATGAAGTTGTAGAGTATTTATCTGAAGTAAAGTAAACATAGAATGAAAAACATGTCTAGGTATCAATCTGAGCATGATGGCATGCTCTCCTGTCCTTGTCTTTCTTATGGTAATTaggtttcaaaattcaattttctttctgaATGAAACAGTATATGGACATTGTGGTACTGGAAATTTTTGTCATTGTGATAAAATTGTTTGAGCCATCCTTCATATTTAGGAGTTACAGAAAAGGAAATCTATGATGTCTTTACAGAAGGTTAATAACATCCTCAATATAGAGTCACACTCATTGTGTGATTCGTATCTTATCAGACTTACAGTATATGACAGGGAAGGAAAGGGATTGTTGGTTTACTAAAATCTGATTAGTATTGTTAACAAAGATTGATTGACTATTGGACACATTTTAGATAGTTTGCCCAGACCATTAC includes:
- the LOC105163219 gene encoding tubulin-folding cofactor B isoform X2 is translated as MANKLQIQGNESVLLRVTHSNIKSFSADVRFSLQMTVEAVKEKLWRKCGTSVDSMCLELYDDSGAKVSDLSDNTRPLGFYSPQDGFRLHIIDLDPSSVTSGGWLEDTSLVEKYKISDEAYDKLDGTFRKFKEKIGHQHPNPESKIPDNYMEDLCANIKVGDRCQVEPGEKRGVVKFVGRAETLAPGFWVGIQYDEPLGKHDGMVKGKRYFDCPPLCGGMVRPDKVKVGDFPERDPFEEDEI
- the LOC105163357 gene encoding reticulon-like protein B11 encodes the protein MGEPVQFSVHTALGGGEVADVLLWKKWHQSLTVFVVSTALWFLFVRAGYNLISFISNVLFLLVIILFFWAKSAAILNRPLPPIPNLEVTEEIVLMAADETRVWVNYALSIAHDIAIGGNLRLFFQLAVGLSVVSCIGSLFDFLTLVYIGVLLCLSLPILYEKYQDQIDDKLNAAYKIALVQYSIIDEKVRSKIPLH
- the LOC105163219 gene encoding tubulin-folding cofactor B isoform X1, with translation MANKLQIQGNESVLLRVTHSNIKSFSADVRFSLQMTVEAVKEKLWRKCGTSVDSMCLELYDDSGAKVSDLSDNTRPLGFYSPQDGFRLHIIDLDPSSVTSGGWLEDTSLVEKYKISDEAYDKLDGTFRKFKEKIGHQHPNPESKFLSYKQIPDNYMEDLCANIKVGDRCQVEPGEKRGVVKFVGRAETLAPGFWVGIQYDEPLGKHDGMVKGKRYFDCPPLCGGMVRPDKVKVGDFPERDPFEEDEI
- the LOC105163358 gene encoding PRKR-interacting protein 1 (The sequence of the model RefSeq protein was modified relative to this genomic sequence to represent the inferred CDS: added 98 bases not found in genome assembly), translating into MSSSSGRATSVAAGDLQVVSVADRSPAALPPPPSSSSSTALVEYKPPAANPEDEDLEIKLRRIIECVPVRVSNTSGSSAGSGSGDFHQYRQMRRKEQDRLARMDADYQKRKEIAEFNQRREERLKAAEERTAKKRSKRQKKKQRKKEKKSKPSTGGDEHQKEQSSDEDGDSDNGET